caaaggcttcaagagactgcaaggaacttaccctttcaagtttattacagtcccatattgaccccaacaaatccaatgcaatcaagtctttcagtccctgaaagggacctacatcagcaagagttccaaggaccatcaagaaaatcaggtatccaaatgcaactagatcctgtactgggcccaggtttacctactttgaaaaaaccctcagggcgtctaagttatcaaatacataattgaaatcttgtttccatgttctcataggatctgtggtactgtcagagaaatatgctgaccatcaatctggccctgtgacttcaagaaaggtgcggaaggaacgcattgtgtactccaaaaaacaaaagcacctgctgcaagaacattttgataagtgtcagtacccaaaccaggatcaatgtgtgaagctggcagagtt
This portion of the Apodemus sylvaticus chromosome 1, mApoSyl1.1, whole genome shotgun sequence genome encodes:
- the LOC127674843 gene encoding homeobox protein DLX-4-like, which encodes GPSLYPKFQMPSSAPIETRPQRLQETARNLPFQVYYSPILTPTNPMQSSLSVPERDLHQQEFQGPSRKSGSVVLSEKYADHQSGPVTSRKVRKERIVYSKKQKHLLQEHFDKCQYPNQDQCVKLAELVGVTARDIKIWFKNSRAKYKRMALQNITEALPETNGSSKPVFESTHFPGSIPLVATENGEPMCSGTFSEVSIPKL